The Leishmania mexicana MHOM/GT/2001/U1103 complete genome, chromosome 27 sequence taaccctaaccctaaccctaaccctaaccctaaccctaaccctaaccctaaccctaaccctaaccctaaccctaaccctaaccctaaccctaaccctaaccctaaccctaaccctaaccctaaccctaaccctaaccctaaccctaaccctaaccctaaccctaaccctaaccctaaccctaaccctaaccctaaccctaaccctaaccctaacccgtaccctcccccgtaccataacacacgcacacaacaacctttaatagaccacacacaccaagtcaCAACAACACCCGTACCCTCCCCCGTACCattacacacgcacgcaacaacctttaatagaccacacacaccaagggaTAAAAGcaacacaaccacagccatAATCACAACCATCGCCATCACAATCCTGCACACAGGTCCGCATatagcgcagcagcaacgaaaACAACTAACAATACACACAAATACAGCAGCAggctccacacacacaacacgcgGTGCAGCTAGCGCAGTCGTGCAGTTGGCGCTCCTCCTGACGGCAAACGCCGTCGCAGACGAAAGGCGCATAATCACACACACGATGCAACCCCAACGCGAACCCTTGCCCTAGCCATTGCTGTGCGTGGACTCTTTTTCGGTGGCGCGGATGCGGGCTCGTCAAGCGTTTGCGCGGCTTCCGCCATCGGAGGCGTGGCGAAGTGCTTAGGTACTGGGCCCGTCCTTGCATTCAAGTTTTGCTAGCGGCGGAAGGCCACGActtctttttcgttgtgAGGATGCGCAAACGCTTTTGAGGGCGGCGCCACCTGCCTCATTTTGGCTGACGTGTGGTCTCGCGCGGGAAGGAAATGCCTTTTGATTTCAAAGTTCCTCAGGAACTCCGCTGTAGGGCAAGGCCTTCCGAAAGAGCGGGGTTTTTGTCAGCACTCGGTGCGCCGACGGGGAGCAGCGTTGGCGTCGCAGGtgttccgccgccgcgtaaAGCAGGTCCCGCGCACAGGCGGGTAGGTTATGGTGGTCCGCGATTCGCAAGACCCAATTACGGACACAGACGCGTTCGGCCCGGCACGGTGCGCaggcgtcgcggcggcggctccggtgcacacacaaacgctTTCCACCGGACGCAAAATAAGGCATTCACACAGAAAAGACGACCACCCAACGGAGTCGCTTCTCGGCGAGCCCACCGGCGGTACGGCGATCCGACGCGTAGTTATGAACATCGGGAGCTGAGGGACGCCGCGATGGGGCGGCTTTGCGGCAACGGCTTTGGGGAAAACCAAGGCTCAGCCGGCAGATGGCGTGGGGGTTGATGCCGGACGTGTTGCTCCCACACGAATCCCTCTGCGAAGCGCGTGCACCAAGGAGCAAGACACCCGGGCTGTGGCACCGTCCTACGCGAGAGCCCCCGCATGAGGTCGCAGCCGCGCGGCAGCATCCAGGATACCACCGCTTAACGGAACCGAAGCCACAGAGCACCCTGTCCGAAATGCGAGCCGGCACGTTGAGGAGAGTCGgcgagaagcggcagcaacCCCGGCCCGCCATCCCCTGCGATGCCAGTTCTCACATCGAGACgcgccacacgcacgagGAGCAACGGGGGAGAGTGACAGGGCCTATGGCAACGCCAGGGGGGTGACACCTTTCAGCGCGACACGGGCAAGCGAAAGGGGTGCTGCGTGAGCGCAGTGGGTCTTGAATGGCCGCCAGGTACGAAAAAGAAATAAAGCGACCTTTGCACTAGAAACCAGTAGCCTCCTGCCCGCCTGTTCTTGGCCCGCcccgcgacggcgcagccAACGAACCTACGGCAAGCCCGCTGAGGAGAGGCACTACCAAGGCGGCCCAGCGATGCAGCAGAGGTTGGCGGTTGAGAAGCCAGGAGGCCCGTAaggggaagaaaaaagggcgAGGGACGAACACTGAAGGGTGAAGGAGAGCGCCTGTCTCTGTGCAAGCGCACACtttgtcttcctcctccctcacgtgctcagcgaggggagggggcaggggcaCAGTGAAGGGGCGTGTTGTCCTTGCCGATGCTCAGGTCGAGCAGAAGCCTGCACTGCGTACCCAGTATTAGAAGATGGACCAACTCGAGTGGAGATAAGGCAGCCCCTTCAGTATGGAtacgcgcagcaccgctggaGAAACAAAGTATCTGTGCTGAGGCGGTACCTATCATGGCCGCGAAGGACTGCAGTGGGTTGCAGATACGACACCAGCATCCTTGATCTGGGCGCCAGCAGAGCTAGTGCGTCCCTTCAGGTACTGAAGGGTATATATCATGCTGGCGGCACCTGGCTGCCCGCAGCAACGTCTGCGGGGCCGTTTGGAGTGCGAAGGGTGAGCAAGGAGGCAGAATAAAAGATGATCTCTGGAGTGATGCAGTCGAACAAAGGTCATGCACCGCACaggcgagagagcgaaagaAATCGTGCAcagctctctcccccttcactGAAGGGAACAATAAAGCggttttttttgttgcttcGCTCCTGTTGTCTTCACCTGCTCCGTATGCAATTGCTGCACTACTTGGAGGTCATGTGCTTCTCCTTTTGGTCTCTTCGCCGTGGCAGGCTCGCTGTTCTCTAGTGCTCTGTGAGTCCGCTCCGCAGGCGCTGTCGATGAGGAGCTAGAGatacagctgcagcagcttaCGGCCCTTCTCCACATGCTCATTGGTAGGCCCCAGGGCTTCAAAGATGCCTCGAATGACTTGCCGCGCGGGTGTGACCGCCGTGGGCCCTAGGCGGAGATCCTTTGGTACAATGCCGCCTTCCTTGAGCGCAGATAGCAGCTTCGGTTCCGCGCGGATGAGGCGAAGGCACTCCTCGATCGCCTGCCCGGCCACTCCCTCAACGTAAAAGGCGACAGCGCGCTTCAAGTGATGCTTGTAAAACTGCGCGGGCTCGCTCACGAGCTCGTCGAACTTAAGAAGCCGCATGTAGTTGTCCGTGTCGGGGTCGTAGTCCACTACCTGAATGAGCTCGATGCGCACAACGGCCTCTGCGACGCCGCGCATGTCCCGCGGTGCAAACGGGAACTCCTcgcgcacccgcgccgcgAGACGAAATGCCTCGTCTCGCTGCTTGGATGCCATGGCGCACATCGCAAGCCCGCACAATGCCTCTGGAGCCGAGTTGTAGCAGGGCTCACGCTTCAGCTTTGCCCACAGCTCGGGCGTCATCTTCTTGTTCGGAACACCGTAGCGCTTCTTCACGACCTCAATGTCCTCCATTGACATGCGAAGTGCCTTTTCGAAGAGTTGTTTGCCTTTCGCAGGGTCGCCGGCTTGCATCTTGCCGTGCGCCGCGGCAATGAGGGTCATGGCGTTCTCGTCGTCATTGTCCTGACGTCTTATCTTTTGAAATAAGGAGAGGCCCTCAGACTCGTTCTTGGATTCCAGCTTGGCGTAGTCGATAAACGCCTCCACGGCCTCCTTCACGTGCGATTCGCTGACAACCCCGATCATCTTGTCGCAGAAGACCTTGTTGCGCACAAAGTAGATCAAGGGAAACATGTGCGGATCAATTTGAAACTTGGCCATCAGCCCCGGCTCCTGTAGGCAGTCCACCGTGCCGAGCTTGATCGCTAGTCCTGCGTCCTTGCCAAATTCTTGATACACATCGCCGAACTTTTCGCCCTTGAGGCGGCGATTCGCCTGATCTACCTGGTGGCAAAGCAGCTCCGTGTACTGCTTCACATCGGGGTGGTTGGTGACCATGAAGTACAGAAGCAAAGGAACCCTCGACTCCATCTCAGTCGTAATGTTCTTGGAGGTGACCTGCACAACCCCAAGAAAGGGGTCGCGCCGCCCAGCAGGTGTGGAAGAGGGTTGGTGGGTCTGCTGTCCCGTTGCACCTGTGCTCGTGTGGGAGGTGGAagcccagcgctgctgcgtcgcgcgtGCTGGTGCCGTACGGGCAACAGGAGTCGACGAGGTCACAAGGCAGCCCAAACTAGTCCAGCTGCCCGacgagcgcgcgcgctgaGCGGCGCTGAAAAGGGCGGTGCGCGAAAGACGTCGCATTTGCCAACGGACAGACAGTGTCGGAAGGGAGGCAAAACGATAGGGGACGGctgaaggggagagagaaggtgaaCGGCTGGCGTTGCATGCCTGGACACTAGcggagaaaacaaaacagaaaaggaggaggggccaaGGGCATCGAGGAGACGTTGACGAAGAGCGTGGGAGCTGAGCAATGAAGGGCGTCCCGTCCGCAAAGGCGCTGGGGTGAAAAGATAATATACAGAGTACTGGTGAGAAGGCAAGCACTCTGCCAGGTCGCGCTTCCCTCGTTGCCACGGCACATGAGCTGGCAAAGTGCGTGAAGGTGACTCTATATATACATATTCTTTTAACCGGCTTTTGCCATTCCCCATCATCTGTGCGTCCAAAAGCACGTCTCTGTGTACACAGATGCGTGGGAGTGCGGGCGCAGCTTGCGGGCCTCTCACGGTTCATGTGCGCTGCTTCACTCGCCGCGATTCTatagggagagagaaagagtggAATTGGGAGACAAAAGAAACAAGACAGTacgaggaggggaaggggttCGCCCTTCCTtgtgcgcggcagcacatGTCAAGGTGCAGAAGGCGCAGCGGGGCCAGCAAAAGCACCCCCGGAGAGCGTCGTGGCATCATGCGCAtacgcgcaggcacgcaaAGGGGTCACAACAAAGCCGCAACAGCGTGGCACACCGGTCACACCGAACAAAAAGAATgcaagaagaggaggaggcaaaaCAAGCACGGAGAGGGCAGAAGGGCACGAGGTGGGGTTCCAATTCTTTGAAAACAGAAAAGTCAAAGCAGAAGGGATGCCTACAAGAAAAAGCGATCATCAATCATCGTCTTTTGACTCAAGTTCACGAGCCCCTCACGGACGCGGTAGAAGTGAACGACAACCTCCACCACAAATGCCAGCACCATGGCGACGTAGAAGTtgtgcagcgccacgtcgATCGCGGCAAACAGGGCCGCGTAGAGCACGAAGAGATCAAAGTCAAGCCCGCACAGAAACGCGCGGCCATACGACTGAACGTCGTCGATGAAGAAGAGATCCTTGCCGCAATGatcgccgcgctgcggcccGTTCATGTACATGACGTTGGGCGGGAAGTCGAGCCACTTTTGCAGCACAAACTTCACCAGAAGCGTGCTCTCCGCGCGACGCACGCTTTGCTGGAAGGCGTAGTTAATGCGGTCGCGAATAGCCAAGGTCGTCTGTGTGTAGACGCAGAGTTGTTGTGAAAAGCCGAAGAGAAAACGGACATAGTGCCACTGAGATGGGATGATGGTGCGCTCGCGCTTCAGAAGCGATCGTTGGTTCTCGATATGCATCTCCATGTAGCACATGTAAAGATATTGGCGGGTGTATGGTCCGAGATACACTTCAAAAGACTGGCACTTGCTCTGGCCTCCCAAGCCGCGTACGGGCAGGTTTCCCTGAGCCTCAAGAAACAGGTTGTTCTGGAACTCCTCCATACTAACGTCGGCGTGGGCGTGAATGGACTCGCCATGGACGTAGAAGCCCCACTGTTGCTCCAAGAGGATAATGATGGAGATGTTCGACACGGAACACAGGTCGACGAACGCCTGCAGGGGGTGTACAACGACGAAGCGATAGTAAATCTGGTACTCGAGCAAGTATAGGACTagtgccaccgccacccaaAAGAAGGTGTCAATCGCGACGCGGAGAGTGTCGAACGAGACGGTCATGCCGTCCACCTGCCGTGACCCGCGCGGAACGCTGGCAGACATGTTCTTGTAGTCGAGGCCAACCAGAAACAAGAGAATGATCGTCATGTTCAGCAGTGGGCACCAGTAGCGCAGTGTCTGCAACTCGTTCAGCGCGTTCGCCACGAACGTTGAGCGCCACATGCTCACTGGCACAACCTTGTTTTCACGGAGCAGCTGCCCTTTGGATCGCTCCCAGTCAATGACAAAGTAGTCTGCATTGCACTGCTCGGCTAGCCGGTACAGCACCGTGACCCCTTTCGCCGTGACGGCGACGTATAGCATCGCGTTCACGTACACGTCGCCTAGCCGCATTGCGCGCGACAAAGACGACTGCCTCTTATATGCGATGAACATGTACCACGACGCAAGGGCGACAGCGAGGAAGAAGGTGTTGCTGATGTGGTTGCACAGGTACACAAAGAACCGCAGTGCTGCGGCGCAATCAAGAACGAGGTactgtcgccgtcgcatcCAGCCGTACGTGCGCGCCCACGCCGAGAAAAAACACAAGGCACACAAGACGATAACCGTAACCTTCAGTCCGTGGCTTACAGAGTCGGTGCTGGACAGGTAATAGGAGCGCATCTCGCAGTGGAGTGTGTAGTCGGGATGACCGCTGGTGTTGAGCGGCCTTTGGCGCTCTTTTTCGGGGTCGTCCGTGGGCGCTGCATCGGCTATCGTGGATACCATCTTCGATGCGTACTGAAGCACGACAAGTGGAGTCGCAATGTAACGATCGTCGCGGTGATCAGTCCCTAGAACTAGACTGGCGCTGCGTAGCGCTGTCACATAGCTGGGCAGCGAACGAAGCGGGgtactgccgctgccacccaCGTTGTCGTAGGCGTAGAACCGCCGTCGGAAACCGCCGTCGGAAAAGGCGCCGTCGGAagcgacagcgctgccgcggtaCAGCCACGGGTCGTGAAACGTCGCGGGCTCGAATTCGTAGTTGGAGTAATCGATGAGCAGGGGTACAGGCATCAGCCGCGATGCGTTCAATGGGTGCCGCAGGTAAACCTCATAGAATAGAGTGCCGTTTGCGCGAAGGAACCAATGCCAGTTCACATGGCACGATGTGGCGCGTGTGTCACCGGCGGCGAAAAATGTCTGTAACTCGGTGTTCTTGAGAAAGCACGGGTTGACTTGGTTCACCATGGTTTGATATCCGAGCCAGTTGCCGTACAGATCGAACGCCGACAAGACAAACTGCAGCTTTTCGCGCGCCGAGAGGCGGAGCTCCGTCGTCACGTTGCTCAAAACATCGGCGTTGCTGCGGGTGTAGTAGAGCCATGGAAGCCCGTCTACCGTCTCACACCACAAATCGTCGCATGGCTTGCTCTGCTTGATATGCTGGTACAGTGCGCACGGCACGGCAGTGAGATGATAGTCCATCACAACGCACAGGTTTGCCAGCAGATTGCACGCGGTGCTGTTGCCGCGACTGCACAGCAGGGCAGCGCCAAGCGAGTACGTCTGTACAGGAAAAACCCTAGTCACAGGCCCggccgcgccgctgttgtcGATGTTCGGTGGAGAAAGGGCCGTCGACGTTCCtgaggctgcggcggccaTTGACTCGTACGCCTCGGTTGGCACACAGGAGCCATCGTAAAGCATCGTGAAGCTGTCGCTGCAACGGCACTCTCCACTGCTCTCGTCGAGTGCATACGGAAATGAGCAGGTCACGCATGCTGAGGACGCGCATGGGGCGCACATCGCCGCTGTCAGCAGAAGCGTGCCAACCTGCTTCGCCAAGACGCTCCCcgaagcgcacacacatgttCGTGCGGCTTCGTCGTACGTGGCATCGGCCAAGCAAGTCAGCTGACGGTCTCCTCCACACGGGAGACAGTACGCGGACGCGTTGACAGCGCCCGCATCGCTCACCATCATTTTCTGCGCGGCGCAGTCCACACACGCTTGCGTACCAGTGCTGGCGTCCACGTGCAACGCGTAGCCCAcatcgcacacgcacgtcccCTGTACTCGGCGAGCGTGTACAGGGCACGCCTGACAGCTGCGGTCTGCGACATCCAGCATGAAGTCAAGCGTCTCACAGTCCGTGTTCACCTGGGATGCCGCACCAACAGCGCAAACAATCATCAACAGCAGAGTGCCTATTCTCCAGCCGCTGGTCCAACACGGCGATGAGCACGACTGCGGCATCTTGCTCGTTGAGATGGTGGAGCGTGCGGTAGATGGAAGCGGTGTACAAGACGAAAACAGCAGAGAGGTCTGTTCAACTGGTGAGAGGATGTAGGGGATACTGAGGTGCCTTTATCTGTACGTCTATAGATGTTTACTCGTGTATGGGTGTAACGTACGCCTCTATGGATGCAACGTGTGTCTACGTCAACACGCCTGCGTCGCTGGGGTGTGTCGGATGAGGTGAAAAAGGCCGAGTGGACCAAACGCACACCTTTTTCTCGGCATCTACTTTTTTCTGCTATTTTATTTTGTGCAGTCGGCGTGCGGTTCTTTTGTTCGCAGCGTGCTCTGGCGactgtgtttgtgtgtgtgtgtggcccagtaaaggggagggggtgttgTACGAGCAATCAGAACACATTGTGAAGGTAAGGATGACATGAAACGGGGTCAAAGTGGCAGGCACAACGTCCATTGCAATCAGGCGACTGAGTCAAGGCGGAGGACAGAGGAAAGGAAGAACAGCATATTCTTTTCTCTTCATGGCGGCTCTCTCGCATTCACCAAAGCGCTCAAGGAGTCACGCAGACACGTGAAACGTGGCTCGCCTTTCCGTTGCCTCATTACCAGTGCACTCACGTGTACAGCAATGACGGTGGCTGTGAAAAGCGGCAGGGATGTTGCCGAAGCTCCGACCCGCTCTCTTGCAATTCTGTGGGGAAGCTTCTGTCTCGTCGTACTTCCATTTGCACCTCAGATGGTTCCTTTGCGACTGCGCGTGTTGAGtgcagcgacacacacagacacacaggcacgcagcgcacaggGAATATGGCGAGACTATCAGTTCGCGttgccgcgcacacgcacgccagtGTCATGATATCACAGTGCGGAACCGACGCGACTCACAAGGGCCTCACGCGTtggcgcgctggcgcacctGTAGGCCCGGACGAGTCGAACCACCTGCGCAAGATTATGCATTACCAAAAGAATGTCGCTGTTCATTTCCTGAACGGTAAGAAGATGGTGCAGGTAAGCGCGGCAGTGCCGCTTGCAGGTGAAGCAGTCGCACCCCTCAGCGATAGGGTTGATGTCGAGTGCAAACATGTTGTCGTTCAAGTCCAGAAGAGGTACAACAGACTCTGgggccgtcgtcgtctcctccAAGGGAAGAAGCAGAGCTACACCTTTTTCGGCCAGCGTCCACGGCAGTGGGCACTCCATCAGTGACACGTTGCTCACCATGGCGGCAAGAATCGCAGAAATGCTGGGCGCAACGCACATTGTGCACTTTTTTGGCGATAGCTGCAGTGCTTGAAGGGTTTGGAAAAACTCGTAGCTGTTCTCCCCGCGAGGCACAGCGTCAATGTAGCCACCATCGTGTGTGCATCCAGCCGAGATGGACGGCAGAATAGTGCACCCCAGGTCCGATGCCTCTTCGGTCTTGGCCAGCCACGTTTCCGAGCGAGTGGTGGCGACGCGTCGTCGCTTGTTCAGTGGCTCACAAAGAGGAACAGATTCGTGTACGGCCACCGCCAAATTTGGCCGCGTCGCCATGACTACATCACGCCATTTCTCAAAGGAAACCACGGCCCGGCCTCTCTCGTTATCACCGGCTACCGTGGTGTCGGTGGAGGACGCACTTGCGTGCAGGCCGTGGAAAGACGAGCGCAGCGTCAGCACAGTCTTGTACCCGCTCAGACCGCAGTACGTGCTTAACGGCATCCCGGCCTCGATGCATGGCTTCACAAAGTCCATCGCCTCAAAGACGCTGGTGGCCAGGATTCGCTCCGATGGTTCGAGAATCGCGTTCGCCTGCGCCGGCGTCAAGGTCGGAACGGCACCCCGCTTCGTCGGAATCACTAAGAACGGGCCTTGGGCGTCCatgagagagaagcgcgaAAAGAGGGATAAATGACGGACTGATATCCTCGAATGTGTAGCTGCTCCGGTGAAGATGGAAGCGACGGGTGGGGAGCTGTATAAGGCCACCACGCATGCGCTCTGTCAAATcaaaaagaaacgaaaagagCGTCGGGAGAGAATAAGCAGAACGGGGTAGAGGCTATGAGGTCGTCGCAGTACGTGACGTCACGCAACGCAGAAACACGGATATACGAGCGCAAAGCTTCATCGTATCGCACGCAACTACGACAGCCGGCAATGTGTGGAACGTCACCCGGCGCGTGGGCATTTGCATTATATGACGCACACTACCCCTTCCGGTAAAGCAAGTTGAGTggcaggtggcggtgctgcagcacgagcaTCTAATGGTGTGCAAGCGCAGGCATGCGGTAACGAGTGTAGATCGCATCTCTCATTGACGGAAACGATGCCGATCCTAAAGAGTTGCACAACGTTGTTTCTTCGTTCCCTCTCCACCGCTCTGATGCGCCGCGCGGTGGATacgaaaagaagaagaggggtGAAGTGGAGTTACGGCAGCTAGAGGAGACGGATGAGCGCAACGCAAACCACGAAATAATTTTCTAAAATGCAAAGGAAGCACAAGAACGTAGACGGCCAACGACGGAGGGAAGACGTGCGGTAAGGCGCACCTCCACGAGCAGTCTTCGATACTACCCCCGCTTCTTGAGCTCCGCGTCAATCTCCTGCAACCGCTCGAGCACGGGCGGGTGCGTGTAGTGGAGCGCGGAGTACAGTGGATCCGGTGTTAGGCTGGCACGGTTTTCCTTAGTAATCACTAAGAGGGCCTTCTTCATTCCCTCACCATGATTATGCGTCACGGCGAAGCGGTCCGCTTGAAACTCGTGCCGCCGCGAAACATAGCAGAACCCGTATCCGATAAACGTACTCAGGGGCTCGTAGAACATCTCAGCGAAGATGTTAAGCCCGATCATCGGATCCACCTCATGGAAACCAAACGCTTCATAGACCCTCTTGTCGAAGACGACCAGGCGCGCACCGTAGGATATCAACATGAACTGACCAAGGGCCATGGCGAGGTTCACGTAGATGTGGTTGTGCTTCCAATGACCGAGCTCGTGGCAGAGCACGGCAATGATGGGCTCGTCGTCATCCTTCAGCTGCTCTAGAATAGTGTCGTAGAGCACGATACGTTTGTTGCTGCCAAAGCCGTAGAAGTAGGCGTTGCTGTGGTgcgagcggcggctgccaTCGACAACGAGGACCTTCTTCAGCGGAAAGCCCATCTCCTTGCTGAGCAGGTCAATCTTCTTGTACAGGGGCGACTCCACGTCGAGCGGGGTAAACTTGTTGAACAGCGGCTGGATAACCGTTGGCATTGCCAGGAGAAACAAGACCAGCATCACAGACATTCCCAAGAAGAGGTATAAGGGAAAGCGCTCACCAAAGCGTTGCACCACAAATTGAATGAGCTTGATCTGCATAGGGTACAGCAGCGTAACGCGGAGGAGCAACGTTTTCACGATGTCCTTTACGAACTCTGTCTTGGTCATCTCGTTGAAGCCGTGCCGGTCCTCAATGTAGAAGTTCTCGTAGTAGGAGAACGGAATGTCGAGTACGACGGAGATCAACTCCCCggctacggcggcggcgtagTTATGAGAGAAGGAGCCGGTAGGCAAGCTCGTGCGCTGCGCAACAAGGTAGTACAGGAGCGCGGGGAGACGCAGAAAAATACTCATGTTCGTCATCACGAGCCCCTTCAGATGCTGGAGGAGACTGAACGTGCTCTTCTCACCTTCGTACGCCTGCGCCTTCGCAAACTCCTCGTCAGTGATGTCCTTCCTGAAATA is a genomic window containing:
- a CDS encoding metallo-peptidase, Clan M-, Family M48 — encoded protein: MSSSPNLFLRAAVISLNVIGMWDAYLVLRQRRANQTKEMPLYFRKDITDEEFAKAQAYEGEKSTFSLLQHLKGLVMTNMSIFLRLPALLYYLVAQRTSLPTGSFSHNYAAAVAGELISVVLDIPFSYYENFYIEDRHGFNEMTKTEFVKDIVKTLLLRVTLLYPMQIKLIQFVVQRFGERFPLYLFLGMSVMLVLFLLAMPTVIQPLFNKFTPLDVESPLYKKIDLLSKEMGFPLKKVLVVDGSRRSHHSNAYFYGFGSNKRIVLYDTILEQLKDDDEPIIAVLCHELGHWKHNHIYVNLAMALGQFMLISYGARLVVFDKRVYEAFGFHEVDPMIGLNIFAEMFYEPLSTFIGYGFCYVSRRHEFQADRFAVTHNHGEGMKKALLVITKENRASLTPDPLYSALHYTHPPVLERLQEIDAELKKRG